Below is a genomic region from Rhododendron vialii isolate Sample 1 chromosome 5a, ASM3025357v1.
ATGCCGaatttctcccacatctctTTATATTtcctagcattcattctgcattCTGTTTTGCTGTAGAAAACAGAATTCAGTGGTTCTTGGTTTTTATATTCGTTCAGCAGgtattctgtccgtttcgttagtgcaaacgcaAATGGAAAAAACTTCGAtttcgggcttcgatttatcttgaaggcagatttgctgtaaccctttACATACCATTTGatggggcaaatactgtctttaggaaaacgatatagtcgtgactcgaaggGTTTTTCAGGTTTGGTGGAGATTTCGTCAACAGTTCAGAATCAGCAGCAACCGGTTATCCAACAATTTCTAACTTAGAAATTTCTTTCCAAATTCTCCTAATgaaaaatttcataaaatacatGGCTCATATCATAAAATAAGGACATAGGCCGGGAGCCTTATTTTTCATCATAGGAGGAATCTTGTGATGAATAATAATCCGAAATGAGCTTATTCTTATAATTGGAGAGCAGAGGATGGTGCTAATCTCGAAGGGTTGATTCCTATGGAGTCGGTTTATACTTTATACGGTGCGCTATTTCGACTTTGATCGAGCACCCACTAGTAAACATAAAATTGATACCTTGTAGATTAGTCGATGGGAGTACCAACACTACTTGGTCATGGCAAcagttactctctctctcaatctctctctctctctctctctctctctctctctcatttacgTCAATCGCCTCTctaattttctcttcttcctcagCCTCCATCCACACAAAAAGGCAATGAAAGCTCCAATTCACAAATTATCCAATCTCTCCCAACAACAATTCCTCGTGCATGGCGACAACAAGCCATTTCAAATCACCCCGAAAGCGATCCGCCAAGCCCAATAATTCACTCCCCATTTCCATTTTAATCCCCACCTCcacctcccctctctctcatcaccaccaccaatggccaccaccaccaccactacaaccGCCACTCCCTCCACCAAATTCCACCCCACCGAAATCACTCTCTCCCCTCCGCCTCCTTCCCACGACGGCCTCTTGTTCTGGCAGTTCATGGTGGCCGGCTCCGTCGCCGGATCCGTCGAGCACATGGCCATGTTCCCAGTCGACACCCTCAAGACCCGTATGCAGGCTATTGGGCCTACTTCTTGCCCGTCTTCTACGGTTAATCTCAGGCAATCGCTTGGCTCGATTTTGAAGCTGGAAGGGCCCGCTGTGCTGTACCGCGGTATTGCCGCCATGGGCCTCGGCGCTGGACCTGCCCACGCCGTTTACTTCTCGGTTTACGAGTGGTTCAAGAAGTCTTTATCGGCGGTCAGTTATTACTTGAACTtctccagttttttttttactgtttggTAACAGTCCCTCTGGATTGTGAGAAATGATCTCTAAAGGCTGGGTTTTTTCTATAAAGTTTGTTTAGGGCTAAAGGATTTAGACAAATTGTTAGCGCCAAAAGGACTTATAATTGATGTACTTGAGGAGAGTGTGTGGAGTTGAAATTCGTATTTTTGTGGGATTCAGTTCGTTAAGATAATAGGAAACCCGGCTTAAATCacaattttggaaaatatttatttttcttactttcttcTTATGGATAACATCTCTCCGGCCAGCTTGTGAGCACGTCTACTAATTTTTGGGCCCTGTCTAGTAGCTCCAAAGTAGTTgtacttttttctccatttgtCGCCAAATCATTCAATCTACATGAGTGATTTGTTGAGAATCTctagttctttcttttcttatcaaTCATGTAATCCAACGGGGCTGTAAAAAAACTGCATTGCGCTAAACCCAACCCATCACCCATCAAGAATAGTATCAACTTTCTCTCTGTTAGGAATTTGGATTGAACTTGAATTGAAATCACAACCTCACTGCACCTATATGCAGTTGCAAAAGTCGTTAGGCATGACGCGGTTTAACTTTCCCAGTTCAGGGCTGCTGGCCTGCTATGTATCATTCATATATTATTTTCCTTATGGATCATATGAATTCTGCTGCCAATTAGTTAGTTTTAGACATGTAACCACCAATGATTATCTAACTAAGAGAGTAAGAGGTAAAATAAAACAGTGGTAAAAAAGCAAGAGGTATATGTATCACATgttttttggtactttgaacGTCTTTAGGGCATGGTCATCACTTGGAAGTTATGTAATGATTAGTTGTTGCTTACCATTTTCTCTCCATTCAATTCTCCAAAAATGTAGACAATTCACCTACTCGAGGTACTTGTTGCAGCTGAACTAATGATTGGATTATGTTGTATAGACTATAGAGCTTTTCAAagattatttgatttgattttcggAGATATTTTTGGTTTATAAGTTGAAAGCAACAGTTACGAGAAAGTTGACAGAAGTGCCACTATTCTGAACTTCTTTTTCGAATGAAGTTACCGAACATTAGATCCATGCCAAATTCAGGGGAATCCAAACAACTCAGCCGCCCACGCGGCATCGGGCGTCTTGGCCACAGTGGCCAGCGACGCGGTGATCACGCCGATGGACGTGGTGAAGCAGAGGCTGCAGCTGAAGGGAAGTCCTTACAAGGGTGTGGGGGATTGTGTGAGGAGAGTGGTTGTGGAGGAAGGAGTTGGGGCTTTCTATAAATCGTATCGAACGACGGTGGTGATGAATGCGCCGTTCACAGCAATCCATTTTGCAACGTACGAGGCAGCCAAGAGAGGGTTGATGGAGTTGTcgctggagagtgtgggagagGAGGATGAGACATTGGTGGTCCATGCAACGGCGGGTGCAGCTGCAGGGGCGTTGGCTGCTGCTTTAACTACTCCACTTGATGTTGTCAAAACTCAGTTGCAGTGTCAGGTGAGAGTTTTAGAACCCTTCCTCTGTTTACTTTTTGCAATTTGAAGTTAACCTATGTTAAAGTTAATCCTTCCTCTGTTTACTTTTTGCAATTTGAACTAGAGGCACAATTATCCATCAAGGTTACTATTCTATGGATGGTGTTCATTTTGGTTAATTATCAGCAATACATACCATGGTGATTACCCCATGGTTCATACTATTTGGTTGTGTTTCATCACTCTGGGATTCTGTCTTACACTTTTTTAGTAGTATTTATCAGTATCCTTTAGGTATGAGCTAATAGTAGTTTGCTAATTTGTTAAAGACAGA
It encodes:
- the LOC131326089 gene encoding uncharacterized protein LOC131326089, producing the protein MATTTTTTTATPSTKFHPTEITLSPPPPSHDGLLFWQFMVAGSVAGSVEHMAMFPVDTLKTRMQAIGPTSCPSSTVNLRQSLGSILKLEGPAVLYRGIAAMGLGAGPAHAVYFSVYEWFKKSLSAGNPNNSAAHAASGVLATVASDAVITPMDVVKQRLQLKGSPYKGVGDCVRRVVVEEGVGAFYKSYRTTVVMNAPFTAIHFATYEAAKRGLMELSLESVGEEDETLVVHATAGAAAGALAAALTTPLDVVKTQLQCQGVCGCDRFSSSSIQDVIQTLVKRNGYGGLMRGWVPRMLFHAPAAAICWSTYEAAKTFFQDLNGRNNSSVD